The nucleotide sequence GCTCGCCCCAGGTGTCGGGCTCGCCGCCGGTGAGCACCAGGAGGGGACAGCGCAGCAGCCCGTTCTCGGCGTTGTGGCGCCCGGCGCTGAGGGCGCCGGGCATCCCCATGCCGTACACGGGGTCGGCCTTCCATGCCGGGCCGCCATCGGTCCCGACCGAACCGTGGGCCACGAGGTGCTCGGCCCACGCCCGGGGCAGGCGGCTGTTCACCTTCATCCGGCGCTCGACCATCTCACCGGGCGAGCCGTAGACCCGCACCGGCCCGGTCAGCGCTCGCACCGTCCCGTCCAGGCCCCGCCGGGCGCCCTCGGCCGGGTCCCCCTGGTCGAACACGGCGTTGGGGGGTCCGAGCCCGTCGATGCTGACCACCCAACGGGCCAGCTCGGGCCAGACGCCGGCGACGTAGACGACCAGGCGCGCCCCGTAGGAGTGGCCGATCCAGCCCACGGGCCGACCGAGCCCCCGGGCCAGGAGGGCCAGATCCACGGCGCTGGCGGCAAAGAAGTTGAGCGAGTGGTTGTGCCCGCTGTCCCCGAAGCCCCGCAGGTCGGGGCACACGACCCGGAAGCCCCGGGACGCGATCCGCGGCGCCAGTCCGTCCCACATCCGCCCGTGGTCGTGGGCGCCGTGGGCGCAGATCACGACCGGAGCGGCGGGATCACCCCACTCCCAGAGGCGGAGACGGGTGCGGTTGACCTCGACGTGGCCGGCCCGGTCGGGCTCCCGGTCGGG is from Acidimicrobiales bacterium and encodes:
- a CDS encoding alpha/beta hydrolase, with the translated sequence MTPAAAPDREPDRAGHVEVNRTRLRLWEWGDPAAPVVICAHGAHDHGRMWDGLAPRIASRGFRVVCPDLRGFGDSGHNHSLNFFAASAVDLALLARGLGRPVGWIGHSYGARLVVYVAGVWPELARWVVSIDGLGPPNAVFDQGDPAEGARRGLDGTVRALTGPVRVYGSPGEMVERRMKVNSRLPRAWAEHLVAHGSVGTDGGPAWKADPVYGMGMPGALSAGRHNAENGLLRCPLLVLTGGEPDTWGELSPQEKEDRLAHLPTARHVVVPGAGHYVHVEQPDAVMAAVDGFLAGVG